A portion of the Acidisarcina polymorpha genome contains these proteins:
- a CDS encoding glycoside hydrolase family 2 TIM barrel-domain containing protein, which produces MHNYSAASEPARRLQLEVMPRGQANSVARATVEVPALGPGEERQVSASLPVANPAKWTAETPNLYTVLLSLSSGEAVPAEMLSARTGFRKIEIKNAIFMINGVPVKLKGANRHENWPDTGHYVSEDRMIRDLKLLKQVNANHVRTSHYTDDPRWYELADEYGIYLVAEANVECHGYMNVLDREPRYEPSIVDRNVANVENLKNHPSVVIWSLGNECGGGSSFRTALAAVRAIDTSRPTHYEPFGGGANLPTDIESHMYTNPQELQAAGEDPKRTKPLYLCEYAHAMNNSMGSVGDYNDLFDKYPTLMGGAIWEWEDQGLWNGRDPNHQYMAYGGGFSDFPNDKYFIHKGVVFSDRTLKPHYPELKRAYQWVSFTPIALDRGKIGIRNRYAFTNLNKFVPRWTLSEDGVTIDGGTLAPIDVAPGASSEVTLPIRPVSRKPGREYFLQLSFELATPELWADAGYPVATEQFLMPVPIVATEEIAQSTEPASLTLAEDMKAITVTGNSFQVAFDKAHGTISQIERGGVSLLVEGGGPKLHLWRAPHRNDDQWAAKAWDKYGINEMQTTVKSMKATQLSDSRVLVETMLLEQGHEDWSVTYTTAYTVSGDGSIAVKSNFVPSGERIPLARIGVRLMLNKTYDRFTYLGRGPMENYSDRDRGSDVGLYSSTVQEQLTPYPKPMEAGNHEDVRWAALGSSGLPSLVVVSEGKLLQVSALPLRDEDLDKPAHAEDLPPSTSTVLTLDTRTLGVGSNSCGPKPLPQYLVWSDPTEFSYVLRLMPAGDHDLRNAARLPNVTQSQLSTKSMR; this is translated from the coding sequence ATTCATAACTACTCTGCTGCGTCGGAGCCGGCACGACGTCTGCAGCTAGAGGTTATGCCACGTGGACAGGCGAACAGCGTCGCGCGGGCAACGGTCGAAGTTCCCGCGCTGGGGCCAGGTGAGGAGCGGCAGGTTTCGGCCTCGCTCCCCGTGGCGAATCCTGCAAAATGGACGGCTGAGACGCCGAATCTATATACCGTGCTGCTGTCTTTGAGCAGCGGTGAAGCAGTGCCTGCGGAGATGCTCTCGGCGCGCACCGGTTTCCGTAAGATCGAGATCAAGAACGCGATCTTCATGATCAATGGCGTGCCTGTGAAGCTGAAGGGCGCCAATCGTCACGAGAACTGGCCCGATACCGGTCACTATGTCTCGGAAGACCGCATGATCCGCGATCTGAAACTGTTGAAGCAGGTGAATGCCAATCACGTGCGCACCTCCCACTACACGGACGATCCCCGCTGGTATGAGCTTGCGGACGAATACGGGATTTACCTTGTGGCGGAGGCGAATGTCGAGTGCCACGGTTACATGAACGTGCTGGATCGGGAGCCGCGCTACGAGCCGAGTATCGTCGACCGCAACGTGGCGAATGTAGAAAACCTGAAGAATCATCCCTCCGTGGTTATCTGGTCGCTGGGCAATGAATGTGGCGGCGGCAGCAGCTTCCGTACCGCGCTCGCGGCGGTGCGGGCGATTGACACTTCACGACCTACGCACTATGAGCCATTTGGCGGAGGCGCAAACCTGCCCACCGACATCGAAAGCCACATGTACACCAATCCGCAGGAACTGCAGGCGGCGGGTGAGGATCCCAAGCGCACCAAACCGCTCTATCTTTGCGAGTACGCGCACGCTATGAATAACTCCATGGGATCGGTGGGCGATTACAACGATCTCTTCGACAAGTATCCGACGTTGATGGGGGGAGCGATCTGGGAATGGGAAGACCAGGGGCTCTGGAATGGTCGCGATCCGAATCACCAATACATGGCGTATGGCGGCGGATTTAGTGATTTCCCGAACGACAAATACTTCATCCACAAGGGCGTTGTCTTCTCCGACCGCACACTGAAGCCTCACTACCCTGAACTGAAGCGCGCCTATCAATGGGTAAGCTTTACGCCGATTGCTCTCGATCGCGGGAAGATAGGCATTCGGAACAGGTATGCATTTACAAACCTAAACAAGTTCGTCCCTCGCTGGACCTTGAGCGAAGACGGTGTGACGATTGACGGTGGCACACTTGCTCCGATCGATGTGGCACCAGGCGCGAGCTCTGAGGTGACGCTGCCGATCCGGCCTGTGTCCCGGAAGCCGGGGCGCGAGTACTTTCTCCAGCTCTCCTTTGAGCTTGCAACGCCGGAGCTTTGGGCAGATGCGGGGTATCCGGTCGCGACAGAGCAGTTTCTGATGCCCGTCCCAATCGTGGCAACCGAGGAGATCGCGCAGTCGACCGAACCTGCATCCTTGACGCTCGCCGAGGATATGAAGGCTATTACCGTCACAGGTAACTCGTTCCAAGTTGCATTTGACAAGGCGCATGGGACAATCTCGCAGATCGAGCGGGGCGGGGTGTCCCTGCTGGTGGAGGGTGGCGGACCCAAGCTCCATCTGTGGCGTGCACCCCATCGCAACGACGACCAATGGGCTGCAAAGGCATGGGACAAGTACGGCATCAATGAGATGCAGACAACCGTGAAGAGCATGAAGGCGACTCAGCTGAGTGATTCGCGTGTGCTCGTGGAGACGATGTTGCTAGAGCAGGGCCACGAGGATTGGTCGGTAACATACACAACTGCGTACACCGTTTCGGGCGATGGCTCGATCGCGGTGAAGAGCAACTTTGTGCCTTCGGGTGAGAGGATTCCGCTGGCAAGGATCGGCGTGCGCCTGATGCTCAACAAGACTTATGACCGATTCACCTACCTAGGACGGGGACCCATGGAAAACTACTCCGACCGCGACCGAGGGTCGGACGTGGGTCTGTATTCCAGCACCGTGCAGGAACAACTGACACCGTATCCGAAGCCGATGGAGGCGGGCAATCATGAAGACGTCCGCTGGGCTGCGCTGGGTAGCAGCGGCCTTCCGTCGCTGGTGGTCGTCAGTGAGGGTAAGTTGCTGCAGGTTTCGGCTCTGCCTCTCCGGGATGAAGATCTCGACAAGCCGGCTCATGCCGAAGATTTGCCGCCAAGCACATCGACGGTGCTAACGCTGGACACGCGTACGCTGGGCGTGGGCTCCAACAGTTGCGGGCCGAAGCCTCTGCCGCAGTACCTGGTCTGGTCCGATCCAACGGAATTTTCTTACGTCCTGCGACTGATGCCTGCCGGCGACCACGATTTGCGTAATGCGGCGCGTCTGCCGAATGTAACGCAGTCTCAGCTATCTACGAAGAGCATGAGATGA
- a CDS encoding sugar-binding domain-containing protein: MQSQYSAMEERTTRVQDLTTLFAKPIPQNSKEAESPFTDSFGEQTSQMRYNNRLLPVLVLFALTLTLRAQVPSTPPEVENESIVGIHKEPYHATLVPYKDRSEALAADRKASSWARSLNGPWKFHWAPRPEERLVDFYKPGFNVNSWRDIPVPSNMEVEGYGTPIYTNFTYPFKKDWPRVTGEPPREFTTYTERDAVGSYRRDFDVPANWNGRRIFVTFDGVDSAFFLWVNGKQVGYSVNSRNPAEFDLTSYVTPGAKNLIAVEVYRFSAGSYMEDQDMWRLSGIFRNVTLWSAPQVHVRDFSLTTDLDPSYRVEFSVSPRRFITTLLRRSRHDVCS; the protein is encoded by the coding sequence GTGCAGTCACAATACTCTGCTATGGAAGAGCGAACGACGCGGGTCCAAGATCTCACCACGCTGTTCGCTAAGCCGATCCCTCAGAACTCCAAGGAGGCGGAGTCACCATTCACGGACAGCTTTGGGGAGCAGACATCGCAGATGCGTTACAACAACAGGCTCCTACCCGTCCTTGTACTCTTTGCGCTGACCCTCACCCTGCGGGCGCAGGTTCCGTCAACACCGCCCGAGGTGGAGAATGAGTCGATTGTCGGTATTCACAAGGAGCCCTATCACGCCACCCTAGTGCCGTACAAAGATCGCTCAGAGGCGCTTGCGGCTGATCGTAAGGCTTCAAGTTGGGCTCGCAGTTTGAACGGTCCTTGGAAGTTCCACTGGGCGCCGCGGCCGGAGGAACGTCTCGTCGATTTCTACAAACCAGGCTTCAATGTGAACAGCTGGCGGGATATTCCGGTCCCCTCAAACATGGAGGTGGAGGGTTACGGCACACCCATCTACACGAACTTTACCTATCCTTTCAAAAAGGACTGGCCCAGGGTGACCGGCGAGCCTCCGCGTGAGTTCACCACCTACACGGAGCGCGATGCCGTCGGCAGTTATCGCCGCGATTTTGATGTGCCGGCGAATTGGAACGGCCGACGTATCTTTGTCACCTTCGATGGTGTCGACTCGGCTTTCTTCCTCTGGGTGAACGGCAAGCAGGTAGGATACAGCGTGAACAGCCGCAATCCGGCGGAGTTCGATCTAACCTCCTATGTGACCCCTGGTGCAAAGAACTTGATCGCCGTGGAGGTGTACCGGTTTAGCGCGGGCAGCTACATGGAAGATCAGGATATGTGGCGACTGAGCGGTATCTTTCGCAATGTGACCCTTTGGAGCGCTCCACAGGTTCATGTGCGGGATTTCTCTCTCACAACGGACCTGGATCCAAGTTATCGCGTGGAGTTCTCCGTGTCTCCGCGAAGATTCATAACTACTCTGCTGCGTCGGAGCCGGCACGACGTCTGCAGCTAG
- a CDS encoding serine hydrolase domain-containing protein, protein MKMNRVRSWMGVGALVGCTLLMQAQSLPRSTPEAEGIPSSAILEFVQAADKNVDTFDSFMVLRHGKVIAEGWWKPHSADAPHVLNSVSKSFTSTAVGLAIHDHKLKLDDHVLKFFPADVPPDPSANLQAMTVRDLLTMSGGHEVEPKGDGGPTVKQFVAQPVVFQPGTHFLYNTMGTYVLSSIVTKVTGQTALEYLKPRVFGPLGIESPRWDASPEGNSLGGYGLYLRTEDIAKLGQLYLQKGKWNGKQLVPRKWVEQATSKQIDNAEESHSKIGPDWVEGYGLQFWRCRHNAYRADGAGGQFIVVMPDQDAVVAITADTGNMQGELNAIWDHLLPAFQSKPLAVDAAGQAQLKDTIANLIAHPKKKE, encoded by the coding sequence ATGAAGATGAATCGAGTCCGCAGTTGGATGGGTGTTGGCGCGCTGGTGGGATGCACGCTCCTTATGCAGGCGCAGAGCCTGCCCCGGAGCACACCGGAGGCTGAGGGCATCCCATCAAGCGCCATCCTGGAGTTTGTGCAGGCTGCGGACAAGAACGTGGATACCTTTGACAGCTTCATGGTCCTGCGACACGGCAAGGTGATCGCAGAGGGCTGGTGGAAGCCGCACTCGGCCGATGCTCCTCATGTCTTAAATTCGGTCAGCAAAAGCTTCACGTCCACCGCGGTGGGACTCGCCATTCATGATCACAAGCTGAAGCTGGACGATCATGTACTGAAGTTCTTCCCGGCGGATGTTCCCCCGGACCCTTCGGCCAATCTGCAGGCAATGACGGTGCGTGATCTGCTCACCATGTCCGGCGGCCACGAGGTGGAGCCGAAGGGCGACGGCGGCCCGACGGTAAAGCAATTTGTGGCACAGCCAGTCGTGTTCCAACCCGGTACCCACTTCCTGTACAACACCATGGGCACCTATGTGCTTTCGTCGATCGTCACCAAGGTCACGGGGCAGACGGCGCTTGAGTATCTCAAGCCGCGTGTTTTCGGCCCGCTGGGCATCGAATCCCCACGATGGGACGCCAGCCCTGAGGGTAACTCCCTGGGCGGCTACGGTCTGTACCTTCGCACGGAGGACATCGCCAAGCTGGGCCAACTCTACCTGCAGAAGGGCAAGTGGAACGGCAAACAGTTAGTCCCGCGTAAGTGGGTCGAGCAAGCCACATCCAAACAGATCGATAACGCGGAGGAAAGCCATTCGAAGATCGGCCCCGACTGGGTAGAGGGATATGGCCTTCAGTTCTGGCGCTGCCGTCACAATGCCTATCGCGCAGACGGAGCCGGTGGACAATTTATCGTCGTCATGCCGGATCAGGACGCGGTTGTCGCCATCACTGCGGATACCGGCAACATGCAGGGGGAACTCAACGCCATTTGGGACCATCTTCTGCCCGCCTTTCAGTCCAAGCCGCTTGCTGTTGATGCTGCCGGACAAGCGCAGCTGAAGGATACGATCGCAAACCTCATCGCTCACCCAAAGAAGAAAGAGTAA
- a CDS encoding family 43 glycosylhydrolase, giving the protein MSRYSPSRREFVRLGGSAAAGGVLSTWSGMPLASSLASDGAKTYVNPVIAGDHPDAGAIRVGNDYYLVHTTDHYSPGLLIWHSRDLVHWTAAGAALNAYYGAVWAPFLCEYKGLFYIYYPCDGKIFVIHATHPLGPWSKPISLGLGGIDPTHGATPEGRRVLYLAGGEMADLADDGLSVKEPPRKVLTPWTIPDNWQVECECLEAPKLLFHNGYYYLTVAEGGTSGPATSHMVLSARSRNIDGPWDWSPHNPIIHTRSRAEKWWSQGHGRLVDDADGSWWMTFHSYQNGAQNLGRQVLLLPIVWTEDGWYKVRDGVSAAGQIYKAHLEPESLRDTAPAFAGTNLDPQWQFWKGYDLNRFHLSDGSLTLAAYGDSIQTTSPLTRAAMHPSYVVEVDVEVTQGCEAGLILFYDSNHICGLRLTSDPNANSYSKTFLLSGRRATVRIVNIDQVADFYYRIGDGTTSGKWTHVRESIDVASYQQNAIGGFLDLRPALYACGSGSATFTNWKYWPE; this is encoded by the coding sequence ATGAGCAGGTATTCTCCGTCGCGACGAGAATTTGTTAGGCTTGGCGGATCGGCTGCGGCAGGCGGGGTTCTATCCACATGGTCAGGGATGCCTCTCGCCTCGTCGCTGGCCTCGGACGGTGCGAAGACCTATGTCAATCCTGTGATTGCCGGCGACCACCCCGATGCGGGTGCGATCCGCGTCGGCAATGACTATTATCTGGTTCATACCACCGACCACTATTCGCCCGGTCTGCTGATTTGGCACTCACGCGACTTGGTGCACTGGACGGCTGCGGGCGCAGCGCTCAATGCATACTACGGTGCGGTCTGGGCGCCTTTTCTGTGCGAATACAAGGGGTTGTTCTACATCTACTATCCCTGCGACGGCAAGATCTTCGTCATACACGCAACGCATCCGTTGGGACCATGGAGCAAGCCAATCTCCCTCGGTCTGGGCGGGATCGATCCCACCCACGGAGCGACTCCCGAAGGCCGACGTGTTCTCTATCTCGCAGGCGGTGAGATGGCTGATCTTGCAGATGATGGCCTATCCGTGAAGGAACCGCCGCGTAAGGTTTTGACGCCTTGGACCATACCGGACAACTGGCAGGTGGAATGCGAGTGTCTGGAAGCACCCAAGCTGCTTTTCCACAATGGCTACTACTATCTGACCGTGGCCGAAGGGGGAACTTCCGGACCGGCTACAAGCCACATGGTGCTATCTGCCCGCAGCCGCAACATCGATGGCCCTTGGGATTGGTCGCCACACAATCCCATTATTCACACCCGCAGCAGGGCCGAGAAATGGTGGTCGCAGGGCCACGGACGCCTTGTCGACGACGCGGATGGCTCATGGTGGATGACGTTCCATTCCTACCAGAACGGCGCCCAGAATCTTGGCCGCCAAGTCCTGCTGCTGCCCATCGTTTGGACTGAGGATGGCTGGTACAAGGTGCGCGATGGTGTCTCCGCAGCGGGCCAAATCTACAAAGCTCACTTGGAGCCCGAATCGCTAAGGGACACAGCTCCCGCGTTCGCCGGTACCAACCTTGATCCTCAATGGCAGTTCTGGAAGGGCTACGATCTGAACCGTTTCCACCTCTCGGATGGTTCACTTACACTCGCCGCTTACGGCGACAGCATTCAGACCACATCGCCGCTCACACGTGCTGCCATGCACCCGAGTTACGTTGTCGAGGTTGATGTTGAGGTCACGCAGGGGTGCGAGGCCGGACTGATCCTGTTCTATGACAGTAATCATATTTGCGGCTTGCGCCTCACCTCGGACCCGAACGCGAACTCGTATTCAAAGACGTTCCTGTTGAGTGGTCGACGAGCGACTGTGCGGATCGTCAACATCGATCAGGTCGCGGACTTCTACTATCGCATTGGCGACGGAACGACTTCAGGCAAATGGACACACGTCCGAGAGTCAATTGACGTCGCGAGTTACCAGCAGAACGCTATTGGTGGCTTCCTTGATCTAAGGCCTGCCTTGTATGCATGCGGCTCAGGATCTGCGACCTTTACGAATTGGAAGTATTGGCCGGAATAA
- a CDS encoding glycoside hydrolase family 2 protein has translation MGSLARFALMLTLCVPSVAHAVETEVQYLSGLGKDDPVKWQFLCDHGPHANHWSTIGVPSNWELQGFGIYTYGRVTPVGGWTKVHGVYKRTFTTPATWRDEAVILNFEGVMTDTRVTVNGQSAGPLHQGGYYAFHYDITSLLKPAGQPNEIQVDVDDESSDASVNRAERRGDFWNYAGIFRPVYLEAVPKTFIEHLAVNATAAGVLEVDARLADRRAAEPSGATATVEAQVFDLGGKPVGEPVTLSNAAFGSVAHLAGTISNPRLWTAETPNLYRLDVRLKVNGAVVHTVHQKFGFRTIEVRPGNGLFVNGNRIFLKGVDRHSFWPDSGRTLSEKISRDDINLIKELNGNAVRSSHYSPDRHFLNACDELGLYVLDELTGWQAKYDTGVGRKLVKELVEHDVNHPSILFWDNGNEGGFNFDLDADYAKYDPQARLVLHPWSEFPVGIADTKHYPTYQGLQQKLAADPVLFPTEMLHGLYDGGAGAGMQDYWDAILKSKAGAGGFVWALVDEDVKRVDKGGILDSQGNYAPDGIVGPYREHEASFNTIKQLWSPIIVTPPAGGSHAYTVTNRYSFLDAGGCTYEWQAIAFRRPSDAQSGSMVLTSRIDHGRSLAPGASAAWDGWGLPASASGRGKAKADATRLIIRDATGRVIQTYVWPVESAGSAPDTTAKSGSGAKPAVTETPEAFTAKAGDVSMQIDKSTGLLVSASRLGHTYSLKNGPRVVAMRPRPVPVRGQTTPPPQPSTAEPSKLVSLTHAMEGDDLVISAAFDGPMRTLRYRLKPNGWLSLDYVYAMSGPHEYFGIGFDYPEAEVKGMRFFGQGPDPVYQNRLAGGTLDVWQRSYNNTMVGDPDDLKPGEHFDYPVFKGFYSGVRWVQFNTTEGEITAAVEQQPDSPIYLQVFAPKTASAKLLGQVAVPFPSTGLSFLNAIPAIGNKFGGPQTMGPMGQSAMATGEYKGHISLYFGQLPKR, from the coding sequence ATGGGTTCGCTCGCCCGCTTTGCCCTGATGTTGACGCTGTGTGTGCCTTCAGTGGCGCACGCCGTCGAAACTGAAGTTCAGTACCTGTCCGGCCTCGGCAAGGACGATCCGGTGAAGTGGCAGTTCCTCTGCGACCATGGCCCGCACGCAAACCACTGGTCCACCATCGGTGTGCCGTCCAATTGGGAGCTGCAGGGCTTCGGCATCTATACCTACGGCCGAGTCACGCCCGTAGGCGGCTGGACCAAGGTCCATGGTGTGTACAAGCGCACCTTCACGACACCCGCTACGTGGCGGGACGAGGCCGTCATTCTGAACTTTGAAGGCGTGATGACCGATACGCGTGTCACGGTGAACGGCCAATCCGCGGGTCCGCTCCACCAGGGCGGCTATTACGCTTTCCACTACGACATCACCAGCCTGCTCAAACCCGCCGGTCAGCCGAACGAGATCCAGGTCGACGTCGATGACGAATCCTCGGACGCATCTGTCAATCGAGCCGAACGCCGTGGCGACTTCTGGAATTACGCCGGCATCTTCCGTCCGGTGTACCTGGAGGCCGTGCCAAAGACGTTCATCGAGCACCTGGCGGTCAACGCCACCGCGGCAGGCGTTCTGGAAGTTGATGCCAGGCTCGCCGACCGGCGCGCTGCGGAACCGTCCGGCGCAACGGCCACTGTAGAGGCACAGGTGTTCGACCTGGGCGGCAAGCCCGTCGGAGAGCCGGTCACCCTTTCGAACGCCGCCTTTGGCAGCGTGGCACATCTTGCCGGAACGATCTCCAATCCGCGCCTGTGGACCGCTGAAACGCCCAATCTATACCGGCTGGACGTGCGGCTTAAGGTAAACGGCGCCGTGGTGCACACGGTGCACCAGAAATTCGGTTTCCGCACCATCGAGGTTCGTCCCGGTAACGGCCTGTTCGTCAACGGCAACCGCATCTTCCTGAAAGGTGTGGATCGCCATTCGTTCTGGCCCGATTCCGGTCGCACCCTCTCGGAAAAAATCTCCAGGGACGACATCAACCTGATCAAAGAGTTGAACGGAAACGCGGTCCGTTCCAGCCACTATTCCCCGGACCGTCACTTCCTGAACGCCTGCGATGAACTTGGCCTCTATGTGCTGGATGAACTTACAGGCTGGCAGGCGAAGTACGACACCGGCGTCGGCAGGAAGCTGGTGAAGGAACTGGTCGAGCATGACGTGAACCATCCCTCGATCCTCTTCTGGGATAACGGCAACGAAGGTGGTTTCAACTTCGACCTTGACGCCGACTACGCGAAGTACGATCCACAGGCGCGCTTAGTCCTGCATCCCTGGTCTGAGTTTCCCGTTGGCATCGCGGACACCAAGCACTATCCCACGTACCAGGGGCTGCAGCAGAAGCTCGCTGCCGATCCTGTCCTGTTCCCCACGGAGATGCTGCACGGCCTCTACGACGGCGGTGCGGGAGCTGGCATGCAGGATTATTGGGATGCCATCCTGAAGAGCAAGGCAGGCGCTGGCGGCTTCGTGTGGGCGCTTGTCGATGAAGACGTCAAGCGCGTGGACAAAGGCGGCATCCTCGACTCTCAAGGCAACTATGCGCCTGACGGTATCGTCGGCCCGTACCGTGAGCACGAGGCCAGCTTCAATACCATCAAGCAGCTCTGGTCACCCATCATCGTCACGCCTCCCGCCGGCGGCTCGCATGCCTACACTGTGACCAACCGCTACAGCTTCCTGGATGCGGGCGGATGCACGTACGAGTGGCAGGCCATCGCGTTCCGCCGTCCCAGTGACGCACAGTCCGGGTCCATGGTGCTGACCTCTCGTATCGATCATGGCCGCTCGCTGGCGCCCGGCGCATCGGCAGCATGGGATGGATGGGGACTCCCAGCTTCCGCATCCGGACGCGGCAAAGCGAAGGCAGACGCCACCCGGCTCATCATCCGGGATGCAACGGGACGGGTAATCCAGACCTATGTCTGGCCCGTCGAGAGCGCCGGAAGTGCGCCGGACACTACGGCGAAGTCCGGCAGCGGAGCAAAGCCCGCAGTAACGGAGACGCCGGAGGCATTCACCGCGAAGGCCGGCGATGTGTCCATGCAGATCGACAAGAGCACCGGGCTGCTGGTGTCCGCCTCGCGGCTGGGACACACGTACTCGCTGAAGAACGGCCCCCGCGTTGTTGCCATGAGACCGCGGCCGGTTCCGGTGCGCGGACAAACTACGCCTCCGCCGCAACCATCCACCGCGGAGCCCTCGAAACTGGTGTCTCTCACGCATGCCATGGAGGGCGACGATCTGGTCATCTCAGCGGCGTTCGACGGCCCCATGAGGACGCTGCGGTACCGTCTGAAGCCCAACGGTTGGCTCTCGCTTGACTACGTGTACGCCATGAGCGGCCCACACGAGTACTTCGGCATCGGCTTCGACTATCCTGAGGCCGAAGTGAAGGGCATGCGGTTCTTCGGACAGGGGCCGGATCCCGTCTACCAGAATCGCCTGGCGGGTGGAACTCTCGATGTCTGGCAAAGGTCCTACAACAACACCATGGTGGGCGACCCGGATGACCTGAAACCGGGAGAACACTTTGACTACCCGGTGTTCAAGGGCTTCTATTCCGGCGTGCGTTGGGTGCAGTTCAACACCACTGAGGGGGAGATAACCGCCGCGGTGGAACAGCAGCCTGACTCGCCGATCTACCTGCAGGTCTTCGCGCCCAAAACGGCATCAGCCAAACTCCTCGGGCAGGTCGCCGTGCCGTTTCCGTCCACCGGACTTTCATTCCTGAATGCCATCCCGGCTATCGGCAATAAGTTTGGCGGGCCGCAAACCATGGGACCCATGGGGCAGTCCGCCATGGCAACGGGTGAATACAAGGGCCATATCAGCCTGTACTTCGGACAGTTGCCGAAACGTTAG